From the genome of Elusimicrobiaceae bacterium, one region includes:
- a CDS encoding oligosaccharide flippase family protein, with protein MLKDIAALGRESVIYGFSTVLARLLNFLLVPFYTYFLAPADYGVAASVFAYIAFLNIIYQYGMDQAYMRFTAGRNPDDPVVFSTPLLAVTASSAVLSAGLILFSGPLAELCGIGRGFAPLVVYSALVLALDAVCIVPFARLRMKHRAWKFVGVRTLSIAVNVGMNIVMLAVLRRGPEGIFIAALAASGVSLLLLLPDMLRIARPRFDRALFSDMAAFAWPFVPSGLASMIVQVVDRPIVMFLAGATAVGVYQAGYKMGIFMMLIVVMFDQAWRPFFLERARQPGAERMFARVFTLFSFAGVWVTLAIALFIGDLLRFPVHGVYLLHPDYRGGIAVVPLVLVAYLFYGFYINFMVAPVLSKKTGMLVWVTLAGGLSNIAGNFLLVPHFSIIGAGWATLVSYLIMAVCLYFAGRRVYPVPYEWSRVLKVFACAGLLLGCAWAAVRCGAPVRAAKLSVLLFYPVILGLAGFYRTAEIEELKKIFVRLGERYGKA; from the coding sequence ATGCTAAAGGATATCGCCGCCCTCGGACGGGAAAGCGTGATTTACGGGTTTTCCACCGTTCTGGCCCGCCTGCTCAATTTTCTGCTGGTGCCGTTTTACACCTATTTCCTGGCGCCGGCGGATTACGGAGTGGCGGCGTCGGTGTTTGCCTATATCGCGTTTCTCAATATCATCTACCAGTACGGCATGGATCAGGCGTACATGCGCTTTACCGCCGGCAGGAACCCGGACGATCCCGTGGTGTTCTCCACCCCCCTGCTTGCCGTAACGGCCAGCTCGGCGGTATTGTCGGCGGGGCTTATCCTGTTTTCCGGGCCGTTGGCGGAGCTGTGCGGGATCGGGCGCGGGTTCGCGCCGCTGGTGGTCTATTCCGCGCTTGTGCTCGCGCTTGACGCGGTGTGCATAGTGCCGTTTGCCCGGCTGCGGATGAAGCACCGCGCGTGGAAATTCGTGGGAGTGCGTACATTGTCCATAGCGGTCAATGTGGGTATGAATATCGTTATGCTGGCGGTGCTGCGGCGCGGGCCCGAAGGCATTTTTATCGCCGCGCTCGCGGCTTCTGGCGTATCGCTTCTGCTGCTTCTGCCGGACATGTTAAGGATTGCCCGCCCCCGTTTTGACCGGGCGCTGTTTTCTGACATGGCCGCATTCGCCTGGCCGTTCGTGCCGTCCGGGCTTGCTTCGATGATTGTGCAGGTGGTGGACCGGCCGATAGTGATGTTTCTGGCCGGCGCGACGGCGGTCGGCGTGTATCAGGCCGGTTACAAAATGGGCATTTTCATGATGTTGATTGTGGTGATGTTCGATCAGGCGTGGCGCCCGTTTTTCCTCGAGCGCGCCAGACAGCCGGGCGCGGAGCGCATGTTCGCGCGGGTGTTCACGCTGTTTTCGTTCGCCGGGGTCTGGGTGACGCTCGCCATCGCACTTTTTATAGGCGATTTATTGCGGTTCCCGGTGCACGGTGTGTATCTGCTTCACCCGGATTACCGGGGCGGCATTGCTGTTGTGCCGCTGGTGCTGGTGGCGTATCTGTTCTACGGATTTTACATAAATTTCATGGTCGCGCCGGTGCTGAGCAAGAAAACAGGGATGCTGGTTTGGGTGACGCTTGCGGGCGGCCTGTCCAATATAGCCGGCAATTTTCTGCTGGTGCCGCATTTCTCGATTATAGGCGCGGGCTGGGCAACGCTCGTCAGTTATCTTATAATGGCGGTATGCCTTTATTTTGCGGGCCGGCGCGTCTATCCGGTGCCGTACGAATGGAGCCGGGTGTTGAAAGTGTTCGCGTGCGCGGGGCTGCTGCTGGGTTGCGCGTGGGCGGCGGTCAGGTGCGGTGCGCCGGTGCGGGCGGCGAAACTCTCGGTGCTGTTGTTTTATCCGGTTATTCTGGGGCTGGCCGGTTTTTACCGGACGGCGGAAATCGAGGAGCTGAAAAAGATTTTTGTCAGATTGGGGGAACGGTATGGCAAGGCATAA
- a CDS encoding class I SAM-dependent methyltransferase, translating to MARHKMGAAAALIMQWVKVNSSGAAKRYADLLDLSEADPLYISCAEICPWYAEVIFNRKFMIKRLIQARLDQSELPCQLVLLGSGWSPLALELIETRRARLAQIFEIDHESPAEKKKLFYEVEPLSKGLVTFIGSELGALDRLDKHGIRRDIPSIILLEGASYFLPPKTLAHMMRLFKSGQRHNYCIAEYLVPEGQVTSFRRDIPHAIFDSIAMAGGYADMTTYNRASLSALFRGEGGEPLEHFTLSDMEKQRTGETKFFPSADHGWIEILTAEL from the coding sequence ATGGCAAGGCATAAAATGGGCGCGGCCGCCGCGCTTATAATGCAATGGGTGAAGGTCAACAGTTCGGGCGCGGCGAAGCGGTATGCCGATCTGCTCGATTTGTCGGAAGCGGACCCGCTTTACATCAGCTGCGCCGAAATATGCCCGTGGTACGCCGAAGTGATTTTCAACCGCAAATTCATGATAAAGCGGCTGATTCAGGCCCGCCTCGACCAGTCCGAACTGCCGTGCCAGCTGGTGCTGCTGGGTTCCGGCTGGAGCCCGCTTGCGCTGGAGCTGATCGAAACCCGCCGCGCCAGACTCGCGCAGATTTTCGAGATTGATCATGAAAGCCCTGCCGAAAAGAAAAAACTGTTTTACGAAGTGGAGCCGCTTTCGAAAGGGCTTGTTACGTTCATCGGCTCCGAGCTCGGCGCTTTGGACAGGCTCGACAAACACGGCATCCGCCGCGATATCCCCTCCATCATCCTGCTGGAAGGAGCGAGCTATTTCCTGCCGCCGAAAACGCTGGCGCACATGATGCGCCTGTTCAAATCGGGCCAGCGGCATAATTATTGCATTGCCGAATACCTGGTGCCGGAAGGGCAGGTTACGTCGTTCCGGCGTGATATTCCCCACGCTATTTTCGATTCGATCGCCATGGCCGGCGGCTATGCCGACATGACAACCTATAACCGGGCCTCGCTCTCCGCCCTGTTCCGCGGCGAAGGCGGCGAGCCGCTGGAGCATTTTACCCTTTCCGATATGGAGAAACAGCGCACGGGCGAAACCAAGTTCTTCCCCTCCGCGGACCACGGCTGGAT